A single genomic interval of Cellvibrio sp. PSBB023 harbors:
- a CDS encoding response regulator, translating to MINEQKINILLVDDDDVSAESVVRSLRKNAVDFPITLARDGMEALEILRETHPHLSIEKPYLVLLDLNMPRMNGFEFLHEVRGDKTLHSSVIFVLTTSDAESDRMRAYEENIAGYMVKSVVGPQFSKLASLLESYRSTISLPN from the coding sequence ATGATTAATGAGCAGAAAATAAATATTTTACTGGTGGATGATGACGACGTTTCGGCCGAGTCTGTTGTTCGCAGCCTGCGCAAAAATGCCGTTGATTTTCCCATTACTCTGGCGCGTGATGGCATGGAGGCGCTGGAGATACTACGCGAAACCCACCCTCATCTGAGCATTGAAAAACCCTATTTGGTATTGCTGGATTTAAACATGCCACGCATGAATGGTTTTGAATTTTTGCACGAAGTGCGCGGCGACAAAACACTGCACAGCAGCGTGATTTTTGTATTAACCACCTCCGATGCAGAATCGGATCGCATGCGCGCCTACGAAGAAAATATTGCCGGTTATATGGTGAAATCCGTTGTGGGTCCGCAATTTTCCAAACTGGCCTCGCTACTGGAGAGCTATCGTTCAACCATTAGCTTGCCCAATTAG
- a CDS encoding EAL domain-containing protein → MPVTTAMPPVSLLIIEDDDVDLEKIKRLLRKSSLNVTISDAASSSQAVEQLKQQSFDCAILDYHLHDGLGSDLLLSIKHHKPYPTPVIMISGNSDERVIADIMREGAFDYISKRQLDAETLISTLDASLLWAEKTRLEQEDQARVHNLAEGLPHLAWTCTPKGECDYLNQRWCDYTGIAQEKQIGSDWINAVHPDDREYLCRTWQKAVTDTEEMFVKFRIRRYDGVYRWFDTRAVPQKNAQGDVVRWLGTNTDVTEMESTRQALAHSEQLFHAAFDYAPLGMVLINMEGMIIQTNPALHHLLGYNNDLSTPTTDAIPAAPKSLQKFGDLFAAEDITNALIELEKLYSGNQLFAQYEARCQTSDGSHIPTMINAAYIKEFSGEPCYLLQIYDLSERKRYEQQLLKLAHFDSLTGLGNREKMNREIEFLIRKSHRNAAPFAVIFGDLDHFKQINDGLGHEAGDILLKTIARRLQKSLRHEDIICRLGGDEFVILLPDIPRFEAVVCVAEKLLQKIHKPIRLGKNRVHVSMSFGIALYPTDGDDAKTLLRNADSALYDAKARGRGCYQLYRKELTEYVHGRLLLDADLRKAIINHEFELHYQPVIDLGTNQVASAEALIRWNHPQRGRVAPDEFIPYAQETALILPIGNWVINEACRQLAQWKAQGFNINMSINISARQFMQLDLVQQFEQTLEKYALRGEQITLEITEQMFLENTEHNLKQICELKNRGIKISLDDFGIGYSSLSYILRFAPQYLKIDRSFVSLIGTGKEHDEMVNAIIGLNKIIPMHIVGEGVEEEHQRYFLYSRGCDFGQGYFFSRPLPATQFLQFLQTRAMTEPQPS, encoded by the coding sequence ATGCCAGTAACGACTGCAATGCCACCGGTATCGTTACTCATTATCGAGGACGATGATGTTGATTTGGAAAAAATAAAACGCTTACTGCGCAAAAGCTCGCTCAATGTGACAATTTCCGATGCAGCGTCAAGCTCACAGGCTGTCGAACAGTTGAAACAACAATCCTTTGATTGCGCAATCCTGGATTATCACTTGCACGACGGGCTTGGCTCAGACCTGCTACTGAGCATTAAACACCACAAACCCTACCCCACACCTGTCATTATGATTAGTGGCAATAGCGACGAACGCGTTATTGCTGACATTATGCGCGAAGGCGCCTTTGATTATATTTCCAAGCGCCAGTTGGATGCAGAGACGCTCATTTCCACATTGGACGCCAGCTTGCTCTGGGCCGAAAAAACGCGCCTGGAACAAGAAGATCAAGCGCGGGTTCACAACCTTGCCGAAGGCTTGCCACACCTTGCATGGACTTGCACACCCAAGGGTGAATGCGATTATTTAAACCAGCGCTGGTGCGATTACACCGGGATTGCGCAAGAGAAGCAAATTGGCAGTGACTGGATAAATGCCGTGCACCCGGACGACCGCGAATATCTTTGTCGTACCTGGCAAAAAGCTGTCACCGACACGGAGGAAATGTTCGTTAAATTCCGTATTCGTCGCTACGACGGGGTTTATCGCTGGTTTGATACCCGTGCCGTGCCGCAAAAAAATGCACAAGGCGATGTGGTCCGCTGGTTAGGCACCAATACTGATGTCACCGAAATGGAATCTACTCGCCAAGCCCTGGCGCACAGCGAGCAATTATTTCACGCTGCATTTGATTACGCACCACTGGGCATGGTATTGATCAATATGGAAGGCATGATTATTCAAACCAATCCGGCGCTGCACCATTTGTTGGGTTATAACAATGATTTATCGACACCAACAACCGATGCAATACCAGCAGCACCCAAATCGCTGCAAAAATTTGGCGATTTATTTGCGGCCGAGGACATTACCAACGCGCTGATTGAACTGGAAAAGCTCTACAGCGGCAACCAGCTCTTCGCGCAGTATGAAGCCCGCTGTCAAACCAGCGACGGCAGCCACATTCCCACCATGATCAATGCGGCCTACATCAAGGAATTCTCTGGCGAACCTTGTTACTTACTGCAAATTTACGATTTATCCGAGCGCAAACGCTACGAACAACAACTCCTGAAACTCGCGCATTTTGACAGCCTGACCGGGCTTGGGAATCGCGAAAAAATGAACCGGGAAATCGAATTTTTAATTCGAAAATCGCACCGCAATGCGGCGCCCTTTGCGGTTATTTTTGGCGATCTGGATCACTTCAAACAAATTAATGATGGCCTTGGGCATGAAGCGGGCGACATATTGCTAAAAACCATTGCGCGCCGCTTGCAAAAATCCCTGCGCCATGAAGATATTATTTGCAGACTGGGTGGCGACGAATTTGTCATTTTGCTACCGGACATACCCCGCTTTGAAGCGGTTGTCTGTGTTGCAGAAAAGTTATTACAAAAAATTCACAAACCCATTCGGCTCGGTAAAAATCGCGTGCACGTGAGCATGAGCTTTGGTATTGCGCTCTACCCCACAGATGGAGACGATGCCAAAACCCTGCTGCGCAATGCCGACAGTGCCCTCTACGATGCCAAAGCGAGAGGCCGCGGTTGCTATCAACTGTACCGTAAAGAACTCACTGAATATGTACACGGACGATTGCTGTTAGATGCCGATTTACGCAAAGCCATTATTAATCATGAATTCGAGTTGCATTACCAACCGGTGATTGATTTAGGCACCAACCAAGTCGCCTCTGCCGAGGCGCTGATTCGCTGGAATCACCCTCAGCGCGGACGCGTTGCGCCGGACGAATTTATTCCTTATGCACAAGAGACCGCATTAATACTGCCTATTGGTAACTGGGTAATTAACGAGGCCTGCCGTCAACTGGCGCAATGGAAAGCCCAGGGGTTCAATATCAATATGTCCATTAATATCTCGGCGCGGCAATTTATGCAGTTGGATCTGGTGCAACAATTTGAACAGACACTGGAAAAATACGCACTACGCGGGGAGCAAATCACCCTGGAAATTACAGAGCAAATGTTTCTGGAGAACACCGAACACAACTTGAAACAAATTTGTGAGTTAAAAAACCGAGGAATAAAAATATCGCTGGACGATTTTGGAATTGGCTACTCATCACTCAGTTATATTTTGCGGTTTGCACCGCAATATTTAAAAATTGACCGTTCATTTGTCAGCCTGATTGGCACCGGCAAGGAACACGATGAAATGGTCAACGCAATCATTGGATTAAATAAAATTATTCCCATGCACATTGTGGGTGAAGGAGTCGAAGAAGAGCACCAACGTTACTTTTTGTATTCACGCGGGTGTGATTTTGGCCAGGGTTATTTCTTTTCACGCCCCTTACCAGCCACACAATTCCTGCAATTTTTACAAACAAGGGCGATGACCGAACCACAGCCATCATAA
- the tpx gene encoding thiol peroxidase: MATVTLKGNPFNTNGNLPAAGSKAPDFKLVKTDLSEVSLADLAGKRVVLNIFPSVDTPTCAQSVRTFNAQASALENTVVVCASQDLPFALARFCGAEGLDKVIPASAFRSTFAGDYGVKLVDGPLTGLTARAVVVVGTDGKVLHTELVSEVAHEPNYDAALKALA, translated from the coding sequence ATGGCAACAGTGACCCTCAAAGGGAACCCATTTAATACAAACGGTAATCTGCCTGCAGCTGGCAGCAAAGCTCCGGACTTTAAATTGGTTAAAACAGATTTATCGGAAGTGTCGCTGGCAGATTTGGCTGGCAAGCGTGTTGTATTAAATATTTTCCCCAGTGTGGACACACCCACTTGTGCACAATCTGTGCGTACATTTAATGCACAAGCCAGCGCATTGGAAAACACCGTTGTGGTTTGTGCCTCACAGGATTTACCGTTTGCCTTGGCTCGCTTTTGCGGCGCCGAAGGCCTTGATAAAGTTATCCCTGCCTCCGCCTTCCGCTCCACCTTCGCGGGTGACTACGGCGTAAAACTGGTTGATGGCCCTCTGACCGGCTTGACTGCACGCGCAGTGGTAGTTGTGGGTACCGATGGAAAAGTGCTCCATACCGAACTGGTTAGCGAAGTGGCTCACGAACCAAACTATGACGCTGCATTGAAAGCATTGGCATAA
- the metE gene encoding 5-methyltetrahydropteroyltriglutamate--homocysteine S-methyltransferase: MTLTTHNLGFPRIGGDRELKKAQEAYWRGEIDQTQLEQVGRELRRAHWQLQADAGVDLIPTGDFAWYDQVLTLSATLGNIPARHRNNATATVAPQKQDDQACCAHHSNAHEPSEWASAPCKDIDLDTLFRVARGRAPTGQATTASDMTKWFDTNYHYLVPEFHAGQTFQLSWRQIIDETAEAIALGHKVKPVILGPLSYLFLGKEKGAAFDRFDLLDNLLPAYQQLLTALSQAGASWVQIDEPILVLDLPEKWQRAFEPVYNRLQHSKLKVLLATYFGTLGDNLPIAANLPVAGLHIDAVRAPEQVLTLIDHLQDHKILSIGVVDGRNIWRNDLEKSLTLLKQARERIGDRLWVAPSCSLLHSPVNVEREEKLPEDIKSWLAFAKQKVQEVVTLKTLLTNPEDATAQAALEDSSAAAQARLSSKKIHNTEVQARLQAITPDHARRDSIFALRIAKQQALLQLPPFPTTTIGSFPQTDHIRQTRSEFKQGKINAVEYENRIRQEIADCIAKQEQLGIDVLVHGEAERNDMVEYFGEQLNGYAFTQYGWVQSYGSRCVKPPIIYGDVSRPAPITVSWARYAQSLSKKPVKGMLTGPITMLFWSFVRDDQPRETTALQIALALRDEVVDLESAGIQVIQIDEPAIREGLPLREKDRKEYLDWAVKAFRITASGVQDETQIHTHMCYSEFNDIIKAIADLDADVITIETSRSDGELLQAFEQFNYPNDIGPGVYDIHSPNVPEVQTMVNLLKRAAREIPAERLWVNPDCGLKTRRWPETEAALARMVEAAKTLRAQIANAAVLTNKEVPLEA; the protein is encoded by the coding sequence ATGACTCTGACTACCCATAATTTGGGGTTTCCACGTATCGGCGGTGACCGCGAACTCAAAAAAGCCCAGGAAGCCTATTGGCGCGGCGAGATAGATCAAACCCAACTTGAGCAAGTGGGGCGCGAACTGCGCAGGGCCCATTGGCAGTTGCAAGCCGATGCGGGCGTGGATTTGATCCCCACTGGCGATTTTGCCTGGTACGATCAGGTACTTACCCTGTCAGCTACTCTTGGCAATATTCCTGCACGCCATCGCAACAACGCTACGGCCACGGTTGCACCACAAAAACAGGACGACCAAGCCTGCTGTGCACACCACAGTAATGCCCATGAACCAAGCGAATGGGCATCTGCGCCCTGCAAAGATATCGATTTGGATACCCTCTTTCGCGTCGCGCGTGGCCGCGCACCTACAGGCCAAGCTACCACTGCATCGGATATGACCAAGTGGTTCGATACCAACTATCACTATCTGGTGCCTGAGTTCCATGCGGGTCAAACCTTCCAGTTAAGCTGGCGCCAAATTATTGATGAAACCGCCGAGGCAATTGCACTGGGGCACAAGGTCAAACCCGTCATTCTCGGCCCACTCAGTTACCTGTTTCTGGGAAAGGAAAAAGGCGCTGCCTTTGATCGTTTTGACTTGCTGGATAACCTCCTCCCCGCTTACCAACAATTGCTCACCGCCCTCTCGCAAGCAGGCGCAAGCTGGGTGCAAATTGATGAGCCTATTCTGGTACTGGATTTGCCGGAAAAATGGCAGCGCGCATTTGAACCTGTGTATAACCGCTTGCAACACAGCAAGCTAAAAGTATTGCTTGCCACCTATTTCGGTACACTGGGCGATAATTTACCCATCGCTGCCAATTTACCGGTTGCCGGATTACATATCGATGCTGTGCGTGCCCCTGAACAAGTGCTCACACTGATTGATCACTTGCAGGACCACAAAATCTTATCCATCGGTGTGGTGGATGGTCGCAATATTTGGCGCAATGATTTGGAAAAATCACTCACCCTGTTAAAACAGGCGCGGGAACGTATTGGCGATCGCTTGTGGGTTGCCCCCTCCTGTTCCTTGCTGCACTCGCCGGTAAATGTGGAACGCGAAGAAAAACTACCGGAAGATATTAAAAGCTGGCTCGCGTTTGCCAAACAAAAAGTGCAGGAAGTTGTGACCCTGAAAACCCTGCTTACCAACCCGGAAGATGCCACCGCACAAGCCGCCCTGGAAGACAGCAGTGCCGCCGCACAAGCGCGCTTAAGCTCCAAAAAAATTCACAACACTGAAGTACAAGCCCGTTTGCAAGCAATTACACCTGACCATGCACGGCGTGATTCGATATTTGCGCTACGTATTGCCAAACAACAAGCGCTGCTACAACTCCCACCATTTCCTACCACTACTATTGGTTCATTCCCGCAGACGGATCATATTCGCCAAACGCGCAGTGAATTCAAACAAGGAAAAATTAATGCGGTGGAATATGAAAACCGTATTCGTCAGGAAATTGCAGATTGCATTGCCAAGCAAGAGCAGCTTGGTATTGATGTACTGGTACACGGCGAAGCAGAACGCAATGACATGGTGGAATACTTTGGTGAGCAACTAAACGGCTATGCGTTTACCCAATATGGTTGGGTGCAAAGTTATGGTTCGCGCTGTGTAAAACCGCCCATTATTTATGGCGATGTATCACGCCCTGCGCCTATTACAGTGAGCTGGGCACGCTACGCGCAATCGCTCAGCAAAAAACCGGTTAAAGGCATGCTTACCGGCCCTATTACCATGCTGTTCTGGTCTTTTGTGCGCGACGATCAACCCCGTGAAACTACCGCGCTGCAAATTGCATTGGCGCTGCGCGATGAAGTTGTCGATTTGGAAAGTGCAGGTATTCAAGTGATCCAGATTGACGAGCCAGCGATTCGCGAAGGCTTGCCGCTGCGCGAAAAAGATCGCAAAGAATATTTGGATTGGGCAGTAAAAGCCTTCCGTATCACAGCCAGCGGGGTGCAGGATGAAACCCAAATTCACACCCATATGTGCTATTCGGAATTCAACGACATTATTAAAGCCATTGCCGATCTGGATGCCGATGTGATCACCATTGAAACCTCGCGTTCCGATGGCGAATTACTGCAGGCTTTCGAGCAATTTAATTATCCCAATGATATTGGCCCGGGTGTATATGACATTCATTCACCGAATGTTCCCGAGGTACAAACCATGGTGAATTTACTCAAGCGCGCCGCCCGTGAAATTCCTGCTGAACGCCTGTGGGTCAACCCGGACTGCGGTTTAAAAACCCGCCGCTGGCCAGAGACAGAAGCCGCACTGGCGCGCATGGTTGAAGCTGCCAAAACACTGCGTGCACAGATTGCAAACGCCGCAGTGCTAACAAACAAGGAAGTACCTCTGGAAGCCTAG
- a CDS encoding LysR family transcriptional regulator has protein sequence MIEIRHLKTLIALRETGSLVEAAERLFLTQSALSHQLKELESRVECELFIRKSRPLRFTEAGKRLLLLAEDVLARVSDAERDVKKLVHGEAGRLYMAIECHSCFNWLMPTIEVYRNQWPAIELDFSGGFTFEPLPALAQGDIDLVITSDPQAIKGVEYVPLFGYEMQIAVANEHPLAAKNYLQPQDLADQTLISYPVSRDRLDVFTQFLLPAGVEPAAVRTSELTLMMVQLVASGRGVCALPNWVAAEYVAQGLISVRSAGKNGIWPTLYAAVREEYLALPYVQEFLALAKAHCLKNLRGVTSL, from the coding sequence ATGATTGAAATCCGCCATTTAAAAACCCTTATCGCCTTGCGTGAGACCGGCAGTTTGGTTGAGGCGGCTGAGCGCTTATTTCTTACCCAATCGGCGCTTTCCCACCAGCTCAAGGAATTGGAATCACGGGTGGAGTGCGAATTGTTTATCCGTAAAAGCCGGCCATTGCGCTTTACCGAAGCGGGCAAACGGCTACTGCTGTTGGCTGAGGATGTCTTGGCCAGGGTCAGCGATGCGGAGCGCGACGTGAAAAAGCTGGTGCACGGTGAAGCAGGGCGCCTGTACATGGCGATTGAATGCCACAGCTGCTTTAACTGGCTGATGCCCACCATTGAGGTGTATCGCAACCAGTGGCCGGCGATAGAACTGGATTTTTCCGGCGGTTTTACCTTTGAACCCTTACCCGCTCTGGCGCAGGGTGACATAGATCTGGTGATCACCTCTGATCCGCAGGCGATAAAAGGGGTGGAATACGTGCCCCTGTTTGGCTACGAAATGCAAATAGCCGTGGCTAATGAGCATCCCTTGGCTGCCAAAAATTATTTGCAGCCGCAGGATCTGGCGGATCAAACCTTAATTAGCTACCCGGTAAGCCGCGATAGGTTGGATGTATTCACTCAATTTTTATTGCCTGCCGGCGTTGAACCTGCAGCTGTGCGTACCTCGGAACTTACCTTGATGATGGTGCAGCTTGTTGCCAGTGGTCGCGGTGTGTGCGCGCTGCCCAATTGGGTGGCGGCGGAGTATGTGGCCCAGGGCTTGATTAGCGTACGTTCTGCCGGGAAAAACGGCATTTGGCCGACGCTCTATGCCGCTGTGCGCGAGGAGTATTTGGCACTACCTTATGTGCAGGAATTTCTGGCGCTGGCCAAGGCCCATTGTTTGAAAAACCTGCGCGGCGTAACGTCACTGTGA
- a CDS encoding PAS domain S-box protein — translation MLTQDETQESGSDFTRELLDAVPAGIIVSRQDGRISYINEEAGRLFGYSRAELINQNIELLLPDRFSGDHAQLRQSYLQQPSTRYMGAGRDLYGKRKDHTEFPLEIGLRPLIADGERFVVATIVNITRRKQLEERLSAVIDASPYGQLLVDDKGIIQLINPSLLAVFGYEKTELLGKSMDILLPERYREGHQKLRDGYAQKPSLRAMGLGRDLTGRHKNGTEIPIEIGLSPVDSDAGKMTLAVVTDISERKRLELNLKQANAHLEEFTYVASHDLKSPLRGIADLVEWIGEDLGTDTPEPVLNNIGRIKIRIGRMERLIEDLLLYARAGRRHKESSAVNVPELISNIIEMHPVPAGFTIKQDIRINEIFAAKTPLETVLRNLFSNALKHHHGTTPEIVISAESSGSYCLFKVTDNGPGIPEIAQERVFRLFQTLTSNDNGGSGIGLALAKRLTESHGGQIELISNSERPGCSFHVWWPRFSRKDIDD, via the coding sequence ATGCTCACTCAGGATGAAACACAAGAATCCGGCAGCGACTTTACCCGGGAGCTATTGGATGCCGTTCCCGCAGGCATTATTGTCAGCCGCCAGGATGGCAGAATCAGCTATATCAATGAAGAAGCCGGACGTTTGTTTGGTTATTCGCGCGCAGAGTTAATTAACCAGAATATCGAACTATTATTGCCGGATCGCTTCAGTGGCGATCACGCCCAGTTGCGTCAAAGTTATTTGCAGCAACCCTCTACCCGCTATATGGGCGCTGGTCGCGACCTTTATGGCAAACGCAAAGACCATACCGAATTTCCGCTGGAAATTGGCCTGCGCCCACTGATTGCCGATGGCGAGCGCTTTGTGGTGGCCACCATTGTCAACATCACCCGACGCAAACAACTTGAGGAGCGATTGTCCGCTGTTATAGACGCGTCTCCCTATGGCCAACTTCTGGTCGATGACAAGGGCATCATCCAACTTATCAACCCCAGCTTGTTAGCCGTGTTCGGATATGAAAAAACTGAACTGCTGGGCAAGTCCATGGATATTTTATTGCCAGAACGCTATCGCGAAGGCCATCAAAAATTGCGCGATGGTTATGCCCAAAAACCGTCACTCCGCGCTATGGGACTTGGTCGCGATTTAACGGGCAGGCATAAAAATGGCACAGAAATTCCAATCGAGATCGGACTGAGTCCGGTAGATAGTGATGCAGGGAAAATGACGCTGGCGGTTGTCACGGATATCTCTGAAAGAAAACGGCTGGAACTCAACTTGAAACAGGCGAATGCTCACCTGGAAGAGTTTACCTATGTCGCCTCCCACGATTTGAAATCTCCCCTGCGCGGTATTGCCGATTTAGTGGAATGGATTGGCGAAGACTTGGGCACTGACACTCCAGAACCTGTGCTCAATAATATTGGCCGCATTAAAATTCGCATCGGGCGCATGGAGCGCTTGATTGAAGATCTGCTGCTTTACGCCCGCGCCGGTCGGCGCCATAAAGAATCGAGCGCAGTAAATGTGCCCGAGCTGATCAGCAATATTATTGAGATGCATCCTGTTCCTGCGGGCTTCACCATCAAGCAAGATATACGCATCAATGAAATTTTTGCCGCCAAAACACCGCTGGAAACGGTATTGCGCAACCTGTTTAGCAATGCACTGAAACACCACCATGGCACCACACCTGAAATAGTCATCAGCGCCGAGTCCAGTGGTAGCTACTGTTTATTTAAAGTCACAGACAACGGTCCCGGCATTCCTGAAATTGCCCAAGAGCGGGTATTTCGCCTATTTCAAACATTAACCAGCAACGATAACGGAGGCAGTGGAATAGGTTTAGCCCTGGCAAAACGATTGACTGAAAGCCACGGCGGACAAATTGAACTCATCAGTAACAGTGAGCGACCAGGCTGTAGTTTTCATGTGTGGTGGCCGCGTTTCTCGAGGAAAGATATCGATGATTAA
- a CDS encoding TonB-dependent siderophore receptor, translated as MVITPRGYQPRRCWLALLCLLSLGAHADEFAYLELSLEQLLETPVTGSTLTEESIKTVPAAVSVFTHEHIERLGVDYLHELLGLVPGFQFNRNANSGLAYSYSARGRRTTHVSLEVLLLVDGKVFNDPRGGSPDVTMPLFPLAQVERVEVIRGPGSAVYGSSAFTGVINIVTRKQQKSVAVGVGSEARRALDVLWSHAGESWQADAYVHAYEDRGQALTITDSFNHLPLDSDDPRRLLNVDLGLRRGKTQIDLTYYRGESEDFYLSENTANGVNDHARELWNLSVDQGFEWTPDIKSNLSVSYQQFTFALEGFVQGPGALAAVSVPSSNEPFRIQATQAGESYRLAYTTDWSIDELSSAQWGIQAAHHEEIKARAYTNYNLLQLIQQQFPITYYGDMSERTPLGISGSQSTTGIHGQYIRSLRDSTRLTIGGRYDDYSDVDARFSPRLALVEQLNEIYSLKLLYGEAFRAPTLAETAFINNPTLLGNPDLKHEIVKTWDLIVMGNWQKTSLSAGLFQSHYEHPIMTGFIGNRRTYVNGESERSEGLELEWLQKLSDRWSLRSTYTHMNLPMTAFREAESLASFEINYAAQRWNWNLSGVYQDEHQAPVSATTQVTLDDFWLLNTQWRYRFEGGYDISLQIKNLTDEDYATPAQGLGKLDGVPGRGRELTAEVQWRW; from the coding sequence ATGGTTATCACACCAAGGGGTTATCAGCCTCGGCGCTGCTGGTTAGCGCTGCTGTGTCTGTTAAGTCTGGGCGCGCATGCGGACGAGTTCGCCTACCTCGAATTAAGCCTTGAGCAATTGCTGGAAACTCCGGTCACCGGATCGACCCTGACAGAAGAGTCGATTAAAACTGTACCGGCGGCTGTCTCTGTATTCACTCATGAACACATAGAGCGTTTAGGGGTAGATTACTTGCACGAACTGCTTGGTTTGGTGCCTGGGTTTCAATTCAATCGCAATGCCAATTCCGGGCTGGCTTACAGCTACAGTGCCCGTGGCCGACGCACTACCCATGTATCGCTGGAAGTGTTGCTGCTGGTAGATGGCAAGGTATTTAACGATCCCCGTGGTGGCAGCCCCGATGTAACCATGCCGTTATTTCCTTTGGCACAAGTGGAGCGTGTGGAAGTTATTCGCGGCCCCGGTTCGGCGGTATATGGCAGCTCGGCGTTTACCGGCGTCATTAATATTGTGACGCGCAAACAACAAAAATCTGTCGCGGTAGGTGTGGGGAGCGAAGCGCGCCGGGCGCTGGATGTGCTGTGGAGCCATGCCGGTGAGTCGTGGCAGGCTGATGCCTATGTACATGCTTATGAAGACAGAGGGCAAGCCCTGACCATTACCGACAGTTTTAATCACTTGCCACTGGATAGCGATGATCCGCGGCGCTTGCTGAATGTGGATCTGGGCTTACGTCGTGGTAAAACCCAAATCGACCTGACCTATTATCGCGGTGAGTCAGAGGATTTCTATCTCTCTGAAAATACTGCCAATGGGGTGAATGATCACGCCCGTGAACTGTGGAATCTCAGTGTCGACCAGGGATTTGAGTGGACGCCGGATATCAAATCCAACCTCTCTGTCAGCTATCAGCAATTTACCTTTGCGCTGGAGGGATTTGTACAGGGGCCAGGCGCCTTGGCGGCGGTGAGTGTTCCCAGTAGCAATGAGCCCTTTCGTATCCAGGCAACGCAAGCCGGTGAAAGCTATCGCTTAGCCTACACCACGGACTGGTCGATTGATGAGTTGTCCAGTGCCCAGTGGGGCATACAGGCTGCTCACCATGAAGAGATCAAGGCCCGTGCTTACACCAACTACAATTTGCTGCAATTAATCCAGCAGCAGTTTCCAATCACCTACTACGGCGATATGAGCGAGCGCACGCCGTTGGGCATTTCCGGTTCGCAATCCACCACCGGTATTCACGGTCAATACATTCGCAGCTTGCGCGACTCAACCCGGCTGACTATTGGTGGCCGCTACGATGACTATTCTGACGTAGACGCACGTTTTAGCCCGCGTCTGGCGTTGGTTGAACAACTCAATGAGATTTACAGCCTGAAATTATTGTACGGTGAGGCCTTTCGAGCACCGACACTGGCGGAAACGGCATTTATTAATAACCCCACATTATTGGGCAACCCGGACCTTAAGCATGAAATTGTCAAAACCTGGGATTTGATTGTGATGGGTAACTGGCAAAAAACCAGCCTGAGTGCCGGTTTGTTCCAGAGCCATTATGAACATCCGATCATGACCGGGTTTATCGGCAACCGTCGCACCTATGTCAATGGTGAAAGTGAGCGCAGTGAAGGTCTGGAACTGGAGTGGCTGCAAAAATTGAGTGACCGTTGGTCATTACGCAGTACCTACACCCATATGAATTTACCGATGACGGCATTTCGCGAAGCGGAGTCATTGGCCTCCTTTGAAATCAATTACGCTGCCCAGCGCTGGAATTGGAATTTGTCAGGTGTTTATCAGGATGAACATCAAGCCCCGGTGTCGGCGACTACCCAAGTGACGCTGGATGATTTTTGGTTGCTCAATACCCAGTGGCGCTATCGCTTTGAGGGTGGTTATGACATCAGTCTGCAAATTAAAAACCTCACCGATGAGGATTACGCCACTCCCGCCCAAGGCCTGGGTAAATTGGATGGCGTGCCCGGTCGAGGGCGTGAACTGACGGCAGAGGTTCAGTGGCGTTGGTGA